In the genome of Sebastes umbrosus isolate fSebUmb1 chromosome 14, fSebUmb1.pri, whole genome shotgun sequence, one region contains:
- the slc35b1 gene encoding solute carrier family 35 member B1, producing MAGGKGAGKTASMWDSMRIRFIVCFIGVFVCYFYYGILQETITRGDYGQGDQKEKFRFARTLVFIQCIVSALFAKILIQFFEGSKPDHTKNWLYGLCSLSYLGAMVSSNSALQYVNYPTQVLGKSCKPIPVMILGVTILRKKYPLAKYLCVLLIVSGVALFLYKPNKSSAVADDHVFGFGEILLLISLTLDGLTGVAQDHMRSRFQTSANHMMLNINMWSTLVLGLAVLSTGEVWEFLSFTERHPSIIYNILLFGVTSALGQTFIFMTVVNFGPLTCSIVTTTRKFFTILGSVLLFGNVMTTMQWFGTILVFLGLGFDAKFGKTPKKTTH from the exons ATGGCTGGGGGAAAAGGAGCTGGCAAGACCGCCTCGATGTGGGACAGCATGCGGATACGGTTCATCGTCTGCTTCATCGGAGTCTTCGTGTGTTACTTTTACTACGGGATATTACAAGAGACAAT CACTCGAGGTGATTATGGCCAGGGAGACCAAAAGGAGAAGTTTAGATTCGCCCGGACGTTGGTCTTCATCCAGTGCATTGTCAGTGCTCTATTTGCTAagatct TGATCCAGTTTTTTGAGGGCTCCAAGCCAGATCACACCAAGAACTGGCTTTATGGGCTGTGTTCCCTCTCCTATCTGGGAGCCATGGTGTCCAGTAACTCGGCCCTTCAGTATGTCAACTACCCAACACAG GTGTTGGGGAAATCCTGCAAGCCCATACCAG TGATGATCCTCGGTGTGACAATACTGAGGAAGAAGTACCCGCTGGCTAAGTATCTGTGTGTGCTGCTTATTGTGAGCGGCGTAGCGCTGTTCCTCTACAAACCCAACAAGAGCTCAGCTGTTGCAGATGACCATGTTTTTGGGTTTGGAGAGATTCTGTTG CTTATCTCTCTGACATTGGACGGTTTGACTGGCGTGGCCCAGGACCACATGAGGTCTCGCTTCCAGACTAGTGCCAACCACATGATGCTGAACATCAACATGTGGTCCACGCTGGTGCTGGGACTAG CGGTCTTGTCGACAGGGGAGGTATGGGAGTTCCTCAGTTTTACCGAACGCCACCCGAGCATCATCTACAATATTCTTCTGTTTGGAGTGACCAGTGCTTTAGGAcag acCTTCATCTTTATGACGGTGGTGAACTTCGGGCCTCTGACCTGCTCCATCGTCACCACCACGAGGAAGTTCTTCACCATCCTCGGCTCCGTCCTTCTGTTTGGCAACGTCATGACTACGATGCAGTGGTTTGGTACTATCCTGGTGTTCCTCG GTCTCggatttgatgctaaatttgGCAAAACCCCAAAGAAGACGACGCACTAA
- the ndufa4a gene encoding cytochrome c oxidase subunit NDUFA4L — protein MLTTLTKQLKSHPALIPLLFFIGGGAAMSMMYLARLAIRNPDVCWDRKNNPEPWNKMAPTDQYKFYRINLDYSKLKKEGPDF, from the exons ATGCTCACCACACTTACCAAACAGCTCAAGAGTCACCCAGCT CTGATCCCCCTTTTGTTCTTCATCGGAGGAGGGGCAGCCATGTCCATGATGTACCTCGCTCGTCTGGCCATTAGAAACCCTGATGTCTG CTGGGATCGCAAGAACAACCCAGAGCCCTGGAACAAGATGGCCCCAACTGATCAGTACAAG TTTTATAGAATTAACCTCGACTACAGCAAGCTGAAGAAGGAAGGCCCTGACTTCTAA